A window of the Cryptomeria japonica unplaced genomic scaffold, Sugi_1.0 HiC_scaffold_2108, whole genome shotgun sequence genome harbors these coding sequences:
- the LOC131873560 gene encoding pectinesterase inhibitor 4-like, which produces MASYRSGLLCAIMFVAIHGGWAQTSDTISNACSNALYTHFCVSKLSKASGALEADLTQLSVIAVRLSSEVAKPVSRFIEKLKKRNPNVSALEDCSDLLKDTREQLHDSQSELKQLSNVNFMEYVEDVLTRLSGVETNQDTCLSGLKESNVPATLVSSVKDNTDNLTMLISDALAVVSTLRQQGHI; this is translated from the coding sequence ATGGCGTCCTACAGAAGTGGTCTCTTGTGCGCAATCATGTTTGTAGCAATTCATGGAGGCTGGGCTCAGACTTCCGATACAATTAGTAATGCCTGCAGTAATGCCTTATATACACACTTTTGCGTTTCAAAATTGTCCAAAGCTTCTGGGGCTTTGGAGGCAGATTTAACCCAGCTTTCTGTTATTGCAGTCCGTTTGTCTAGTGAAGTAGCGAAACCTGTTTCTAGGTTTATAGAAAAGCTCAAAAAAAGAAATCCCAATGTCTCGGCTCTTGAAGACTGCTCAGATCTGTTGAAGGATACAAGGGAACAGCTTCATGATTCACAGTCAGAACTAAAGCAATTGTCTAATGTCAATTTCATGGAATATGTAGAAGATGTGCTCACAAGGCTGAGTGGTGTGGAGACTAATCAGGATACATGTTTGAGTGGGTTGAAAGAAAGCAATGTTCCTGCAACCTTGGTTTCCAGTGTAAAAGATAATACAGATAATCTGACCATGTTGATTAGTGATGCTCTAGCTGTTGTTAGCACTCTTCGGCAACAGGGACACATTTGA